A section of the Oreochromis aureus strain Israel breed Guangdong linkage group 22, ZZ_aureus, whole genome shotgun sequence genome encodes:
- the LOC116333321 gene encoding ladderlectin-like has protein sequence MILLLFLFGLALGAPSESPSDDTELLRGNCPPFWWYFNNRCYKYVATPMSWANAEFHCLSQGANLVSIHTSDEESFVRSLIGNSDPTQAPTWIGLSDIHMEGRWMWSDGSVVHYSNWLAGEPNNLEKNEHCVLNNFGPVKKWNDDPCSHGYPSVCVKRNACV, from the exons ATGATCTTGCTCCTCTTCTTGTTCGGTCTGGCTCTGGGTGCTCCATCTGAGTCTCCTTCTGATGACACTGAA CTACTGCGTGGAAACTGTCCCCCATTCTGGTGGTACTTCAACAACCGTTGCTATAAGTATGTAGCTACACCAATGAGCTGGGCTAATGCAGAGTTCCACTGTTTGTCACAGGGAGCTAACCTGGTGTCTATCCACACCAGTGATGAAGAGAGTTTTGTCAGATCCCTGATCGGGAACTCTGACCCTACTCAGGCACCCACCTGGATTGGACTCAGTGACATCCACATGGAGGGCAGATGGATGTGGTCTGATGGCTCTGTGGTGCATTATTCTAACTGGCTTGCAGGCGAGCCAAACAACCTGGAAAAAAATGAACACTGTGTGCTAAACAACTTTGGTCCTGTTAAGAAGTGGAATGACGACCCATGCTCTCATGGTTATCCCTCTGTTTGTGTAAAACGCAATGCCTGTGTTTAG
- the LOC120435927 gene encoding lactose-binding lectin l-2-like, with amino-acid sequence MILLLFWFGLALGAPSESTPDADHGVKLLRGNCPTFWYSFNSRCYKHVSARMTWADAELHCVSQGANLASIHSLEEHQFVKVLISNFDPTEGYTWIGLTDLHKEGGWMWSDGSPVDFTYWTSNQPDNMGGNEHCVHKNFGMKWNDNRCSESFPFVCATRCSQ; translated from the exons ATGatcttgctcctcttctggTTTGGTCTGGCTCTGGGTGCTCCATCTGAGTCTACTCCTGATG CTGACCATGGAGTTAAACTACTACGTGGAAACTGTCCCACATTCTGGTACAGCTTCAACAGCCGCTGCTACAAACATGTTTCTGCACGCATGACCTGGGCTGATGCAGAGCTCcactgtgtgtcacagggaGCCAACCTGGCATCTATCCACAGTTTGGAGGAACATCAGTTTGTGAAAGTCCTGATCAGTAACTTTGACCCCACTGAAGGATACACCTGGATTGGACTCACAGATCTCCATAAAGAAGGAGGCTGGATGTGGTCTGATGGTAGTCCAGTGGATTTCACCTATTGGACTTCAAATCAGCCAGACAACATGGGAGGAAATGAACACTGTGTTCATAAAAACTTTGGTATGAAGTGGAATGACAATCGATGTTCTGAAAGTTTTCCCTTTGTCTGTGCAACTCGCTGTTCTCAGTAA
- the LOC120435818 gene encoding golgin subfamily A member 6-like protein 6 isoform X1, giving the protein MNQGRSRRGLASASPYSTVKSELTNLREEFQIIQAENVKLKEEAEKSRGEAKNSKFETEVVLQELLHVGLKLKGEKMEKQRAENENENIKKELLEAEKALEEEKTTAQEAKNKYQTAKKEAENVMQELQEVQKDFEKEKRKMQLATQEAENVMAEAEIVRKEFLHVKQQLEEEKKRKHEAENEIENMKKELLEAQKVLEEEKMKIQEAKKEMENTNSYTQNMKKKLLETQEAIEKETRGKWEAKQESETLKKELMKVQEELAEEKTEVKVFKKEMTGSARTKKDCKDALKEIRKHKKEAKELLKQKVKLAKRQLKEKFKDAEEQLNKTLKELKAKEKEKKAEETRGFWSRLLRKN; this is encoded by the coding sequence ATGAATCAAGGGAGATCGAGAAGAGGATTGGCGAGTGCTTCACCATACAGTACAGTGAAGTCTGAGCTGACTAACCTACGAGAGGAATTTCAAATAATACAGgctgaaaatgtcaaattaaaagaagaggcagaaaaatCAAGAGGAGAAGCTAAAAATTCAAAGTTTGAAACTGAAGTAGTATTGCAGGAATTACTGCATGTGGGTCTAAAACTTAAAGGAgagaagatggaaaaacaacgggcagaaaatgagaatgaaaatataaagaaagaacTGTTGGAAGCTGAAAAAGcattggaggaagagaaaaccacagcacaagaagccaaaaataaatatcaaactgCAAAGAAGGAGGCAGAAAATGTGATGCAGGAATTACAGGAGGTGCAGAAAGAttttgaaaaggaaaagaggaaaatgcAGTTGGCaacacaagaagctgaaaatgTAATGGCTGAAGCTGAAATAGTTAGGAAGGAATTCCTGCATGTAAAGCAACAacttgaagaggagaaaaaacgtaaacatgaggcagaaaatgagattgaaAATATGAAGAAAGAATTGTTGGAAGCTCAAAAAgtgttggaggaagagaaaatgaaaatacaggaagcaaagaaagaaatggaaaatacaaatagttacactcaaaacatgaagaagaagttgctggaaacacagGAAGCAATAGAAAAAGAGACACGTGGAAAATGGGAGGCAAAACAGGAAAGTGAAACTCTGAAGAAGGAACTGATGAAAGTGCAAGAAGAACTTGCAGAAGAGAAAACTGAGGTGAAGGTATTcaagaaagaaatgacaggcTCTGCGAGGACCAAGAAAGACTGCAAAGATGCACTTAAAGAAATACGAAAGCACAAAAAGGAAGCTAAAGAGCTCCTcaaacagaaagtgaaactgGCCAAAcggcagctgaaagaaaaatttAAAGACGCCGAGGAGCAGCTAAACAAAACGTTGAAAGAGctgaaggcaaaagaaaaagaaaagaaagccgaGGAGACGAGGGGATTCTGGAGCAGACTGCTGAGAAAGAACTGA